From the Pongo pygmaeus isolate AG05252 chromosome X, NHGRI_mPonPyg2-v2.0_pri, whole genome shotgun sequence genome, one window contains:
- the PRR32 gene encoding proline-rich protein 32, with the protein MACIENVLGGHAPSPLVVSVDENGNQELHHDVPLQCLSSKPEDDAEPWGQPQVPLRPSINVLTELDSKQLEWPSERTGSCIPLHSLRAHRHPYGPPPAVEEESLATAVVNSSDVLAGWRQEGQDAINVSCEVSGGPPALIVGGTKVNNGGTERGSNNARLHVALPRGKGFFPPRGPQVRGPSHIRTLRSGIVMEVPPGNTRIACRGKLAHVSFPLRGPCHPMHNWPRPIPLSSSTPDLPSCSTAHCFIPPRPLIFNPFLAMPLPFAPPLIFGPPLPSYFAHFHSGGMPAPASPNREHS; encoded by the exons ATGGCTTGTATTGAAAACGT CCTTGGAGGGCACGCCCCTTCACCCTTGGTAGTATCTGTGGACGAAAATGGGAACCAGGAGCTGCACCACGACGTGCCCCTGCAATGTCTGAGTTCCAAGCCAGAGGATGACGCAGAGCCCTGGGGTCAACCTCAAGTACCGCTGAGACCTTCCATCAATGTGCTGACTGAACTGGATAGCAAGCAACTGGAGTGGCCCTCTGAGAGAACAGGATCCTGCATTCCTCTTCATAGCTTGAGAGCTCATAGACACCCGTATGGGCCACCACCTGCTGTTGAAGAAGAGTCCCTAGCAACAGCAGTAGTAAATAGCTCTGATGTACTGgcaggctggaggcaggagggaCAGGATGCTATTAATGTGTCCTGCGAAGTTTCTGGTGGCCCTCCTGCACTGATAGTAGGGGGCACAAAGGTCAACAATGGGGGCACTGAGAGAGGCAGTAATAATGCAAGGTTGCATGTGGCTTTGCCACGAGGTAAAGGGTTCTTTCCACCCAGGGGCCCACAAGTGAGAGGCCCTTCACATATTCGCACCCTTAGATCAGGGATAGTAATGGAGGTGCCTCCCGGAAATACACGAATAGCCTGCAGAGGAAAGCTGGCTCATGTTTCTTTCCCACTCAGGGGTCCATGTCATCCCATGCATAATTGGCCGAGGCCTATCCCGTTGTCTTCCAGTACTCCAGATTTACCTTCTTGCTCTACTGCTCATTGTTTCATCCCTCCTCGACCTCTGATTTTCAATCCCTTTCTCGCTATGCCTCTTCCTTTTGCTCCTCCTCTGATATTTGGTCCTCCACTACCTTCTTATTTTGCCCATTTCCATTCTGGGGGAATGCCAGCTCCTGCATCACCCAACAGAGAGCACAGCTGA